A genomic region of Trichothermofontia sichuanensis B231 contains the following coding sequences:
- a CDS encoding bifunctional riboflavin kinase/FAD synthetase translates to MWVTASLTTVLTPTAIALGNFDGVHRGHYQVIHPILPRRPLHQPRAINNEDVALTLGKPPTWQQLETSCESAATPTGPPYPTVVTFDPHPRAFFSQADCPLITPLAEKRQLLQAMGVAQLVLLPFNHDLASLSPAAFVETILIQHLQAQQISVGEDFRFGHQRAGTALDLRRLAGRYGVTVTIVPNQTSQDQRISSSMIRAALAAGDIAQANRLLGRPYHLWGTVVAGQQLGRTIGFPTANLQVDAAKFLPRRGVYSVWVCPMTAIGGEPVSPAQRWAGVMNIGCRPTVDGQQQTIEVHLLDWSGDLYGQTLRVDVEAFLRPEQRFASLADLAAQIHADCQAARAMLLGPAA, encoded by the coding sequence GTGTGGGTTACTGCGTCACTGACTACGGTTTTAACGCCGACGGCGATCGCCCTCGGTAATTTTGATGGTGTTCATCGCGGGCACTACCAGGTTATCCATCCGATTTTGCCCCGGCGGCCCCTGCACCAGCCAAGGGCGATTAATAATGAGGATGTGGCGCTAACCCTGGGGAAACCACCGACTTGGCAGCAGCTAGAGACGAGTTGTGAGAGTGCGGCGACGCCGACCGGGCCTCCCTATCCGACGGTGGTCACCTTTGATCCCCATCCACGGGCATTTTTCAGCCAGGCGGATTGTCCCCTGATCACCCCCTTGGCGGAGAAACGCCAATTGCTGCAAGCGATGGGGGTGGCGCAACTGGTGCTACTGCCTTTTAATCACGACTTGGCTAGTCTCTCCCCCGCTGCCTTTGTAGAAACCATTTTGATCCAGCACCTGCAGGCGCAGCAGATTAGCGTGGGGGAAGATTTTCGCTTTGGCCACCAGCGGGCAGGCACGGCTCTGGATTTGCGCCGGTTGGCGGGCAGGTATGGGGTAACGGTGACGATCGTGCCGAACCAGACCTCACAGGATCAGCGCATCAGTAGTTCCATGATTCGGGCTGCCCTCGCTGCGGGGGACATTGCCCAGGCAAATCGCCTCTTGGGACGCCCCTACCATCTCTGGGGTACAGTGGTAGCGGGGCAGCAGTTGGGGCGGACGATCGGGTTTCCAACGGCCAATTTGCAGGTGGATGCGGCCAAGTTTCTGCCCCGTCGGGGGGTCTATAGCGTTTGGGTGTGTCCGATGACGGCGATCGGGGGGGAACCCGTATCCCCGGCGCAGCGGTGGGCGGGGGTGATGAATATCGGCTGTCGCCCGACGGTGGATGGTCAGCAGCAGACGATCGAAGTGCATTTGCTAGATTGGTCTGGGGATCTCTACGGCCAAACCCTCCGGGTAGACGTGGAAGCGTTTCTGCGGCCAGAGCAACGCTTTGCCAGTCTGGCTGATTTGGCGGCCCAAATTCATGCCGACTGTCAGGCAGCACGGGCGATGTTGTTGGGGCCAGCCGCCTGA
- a CDS encoding potassium channel family protein, with the protein MNLSSLNFFSTLLGNNRQFAVIGLGRFGRAVCQTLHNLGYEVLGIDNNQRLVDQALHDGVVAHALQLDSTEPSALEEASIADFDTVIVAIGNYIQESIITTLNLKEAKVPHVVAKASSEIHGKLLERVGADLVVFPEREMGCQLARALTKPRILDRFELDPDNSIVEVVVPERFDNKTLADLDLRRNYGISVLAIGADQKFQINPQPQQKLVKGQIMVVIGSNRDIDRLPV; encoded by the coding sequence GTGAACTTATCGTCTTTGAATTTCTTTAGTACGTTGCTAGGGAATAATCGCCAGTTTGCGGTGATTGGCCTCGGGCGATTTGGACGAGCAGTGTGTCAAACATTACATAATCTCGGTTATGAGGTGCTCGGCATTGATAACAATCAGCGGTTGGTCGATCAGGCCTTACATGATGGGGTGGTGGCCCATGCCCTTCAGCTAGACTCTACCGAACCCTCAGCGCTTGAGGAAGCTAGTATTGCGGACTTTGACACGGTCATCGTCGCGATCGGCAATTACATCCAGGAAAGCATCATCACCACACTCAACCTCAAGGAAGCCAAGGTACCCCACGTGGTTGCCAAGGCCTCGTCAGAGATCCACGGCAAGTTGCTAGAACGGGTGGGAGCCGATCTGGTCGTCTTTCCAGAACGGGAGATGGGCTGTCAGTTAGCCCGTGCCCTAACCAAACCCCGCATTCTCGATCGCTTTGAACTAGATCCCGACAACAGTATTGTTGAAGTCGTTGTCCCAGAACGCTTTGATAACAAAACCCTGGCGGATCTGGACCTGCGCCGGAACTATGGCATTAGCGTCCTAGCGATCGGGGCTGACCAGAAGTTCCAGATCAATCCCCAACCTCAGCAAAAGCTGGTTAAGGGCCAAATCATGGTGGTGATTGGCAGCAATCGCGATATCGATCGGCTGCCGGTTTAA
- a CDS encoding AAA family ATPase, which yields MRERIEQLTANLNRTIVGKADAIRLVLVALLSGGHALLEDVPGVGKTLLAKSLAKSIAAKFQRIQCTPDLLPTDMTGTNVWNQQSGEFKFLPGPIFTNVLLADEINRATPRTQSALLEVMEEQQVTVDGVSRRVPHPFFVIATQNPIEYQGTFPLPEAQMDRFMLSLSLGYPTEAEELEMLKHWQARVTVEDLTPCITLEEVEALQQAVRQVRVEESVQQYILNLVRSTREDEEITLGVSPRGAVALQRSTQALAFLAGREFALPDDVKFLAPYVLAHRLIPAGGRKAQGIIDRLLQSVPVP from the coding sequence ATGAGAGAGCGCATTGAGCAACTGACCGCTAATCTAAACCGCACGATCGTGGGCAAAGCGGATGCCATTCGCTTGGTACTGGTAGCCCTGTTGTCGGGGGGGCACGCCTTGCTTGAAGATGTGCCGGGAGTCGGGAAAACCTTGTTGGCGAAGTCCCTAGCCAAGTCGATCGCGGCGAAATTTCAGCGCATCCAATGTACCCCTGACCTTTTACCAACGGACATGACCGGGACCAATGTTTGGAATCAGCAGAGCGGCGAGTTTAAGTTTTTACCGGGGCCAATTTTTACCAACGTCCTCCTAGCGGATGAGATCAACCGGGCAACCCCCCGTACCCAGTCAGCGCTGCTGGAGGTGATGGAGGAACAGCAGGTGACCGTGGATGGCGTTTCCCGGCGGGTGCCTCATCCGTTTTTTGTGATTGCGACCCAAAATCCAATTGAGTATCAGGGGACCTTCCCCCTGCCGGAAGCCCAGATGGATCGGTTCATGTTGTCCCTCTCCCTGGGCTATCCCACGGAGGCGGAAGAGTTGGAAATGCTGAAGCATTGGCAAGCCAGGGTGACGGTGGAGGATTTGACCCCGTGCATTACGTTGGAGGAAGTGGAGGCGTTGCAGCAAGCGGTGCGTCAGGTCCGGGTCGAGGAAAGTGTGCAGCAGTACATTCTCAATCTGGTGCGATCGACGCGGGAGGATGAGGAAATTACGCTGGGGGTGAGTCCACGGGGGGCGGTGGCCTTGCAGCGATCGACCCAGGCGTTGGCCTTTTTAGCTGGGCGTGAGTTTGCCTTGCCCGATGATGTCAAGTTCCTAGCCCCCTATGTATTGGCTCACCGCCTGATTCCGGCGGGAGGACGCAAGGCGCAGGGGATTATCGATCGCCTGCTTCAGTCCGTCCCAGTACCCTAG
- a CDS encoding MBL fold metallo-hydrolase has product MRVGGQRLIFDGGTGLRVLGQELLRQMPIEAHMFFTHSHWDHIQGFPFFVPAFIKGNRFHIYGAKAPNNVTIEQRLIDQMLHPNFPVPLRAMGADLQFHDIEVGETVQIEDVQVESALLNHPGEAVGYRVNWRNYAVAYVTDTEHFPNLLDENVIKLARHANVLIYDATYTDEEYYAEKASKVGWGHSTWQEAVRVAQAAQAEQLVIFHHDPLHNDEFLDRVGYLVAKHFPNSLVAREGLEIRLAPSRAAVHPQPELLTLETP; this is encoded by the coding sequence ATGCGCGTGGGGGGGCAGCGGTTAATTTTTGATGGGGGTACGGGCTTACGGGTATTGGGTCAAGAGCTGCTGCGACAGATGCCCATCGAGGCTCACATGTTCTTTACCCACTCCCACTGGGATCATATTCAGGGTTTTCCATTTTTTGTGCCTGCCTTTATCAAGGGCAATCGTTTTCATATCTATGGGGCCAAGGCTCCCAACAATGTCACGATCGAGCAACGGTTGATCGATCAAATGCTTCACCCCAACTTCCCGGTCCCATTGCGAGCGATGGGAGCGGACCTCCAGTTTCATGACATTGAGGTGGGGGAAACGGTGCAGATTGAGGATGTGCAAGTGGAAAGTGCGCTGCTCAATCACCCAGGGGAGGCTGTAGGTTATCGGGTGAATTGGCGTAATTATGCCGTTGCCTACGTGACGGATACCGAGCACTTTCCGAATCTGCTGGATGAGAATGTGATCAAATTGGCCCGTCATGCAAATGTCCTCATCTACGATGCGACCTACACTGATGAGGAGTACTATGCCGAAAAGGCCAGTAAGGTGGGCTGGGGACATTCGACGTGGCAAGAGGCCGTGCGCGTGGCCCAGGCGGCTCAGGCAGAGCAGTTGGTTATTTTCCACCATGATCCTCTCCATAACGACGAGTTTCTCGATCGCGTTGGCTATCTAGTGGCTAAACATTTCCCCAACAGTCTGGTGGCACGGGAGGGGCTGGAGATTCGCCTTGCGCCCTCGCGGGCAGCAGTTCACCCCCAGCCCGAACTGTTGACTTTGGAAACTCCCTGA